The proteins below come from a single Rhizobium tropici CIAT 899 genomic window:
- the infA gene encoding translation initiation factor IF-1: MPKEEVLEFPGVVTELLPNATFRVKLENEHEIIAHTAGRMRKNRIRVLAGDKVLVEMTPYDLTKGRITYRFK; the protein is encoded by the coding sequence ATGCCGAAAGAAGAAGTCCTCGAATTTCCCGGTGTCGTCACCGAACTCCTGCCGAACGCGACCTTTCGCGTGAAGCTGGAAAACGAGCACGAGATCATCGCCCACACCGCGGGCCGCATGCGCAAGAACCGCATCCGCGTTCTGGCCGGCGACAAGGTGCTGGTGGAAATGACCCCTTACGACCTGACCAAGGGCCGCATCACCTACCGTTTCAAGTAG